Below is a window of Taeniopygia guttata chromosome 23, bTaeGut7.mat, whole genome shotgun sequence DNA.
TACTCTTTTTCTATCCAGTACAAAAATCCATCCTTCTTTCCGTTCCTGTTCCCTTTGCGCACACAAGTCCAAACTCCTTTATTACCAATCCCTGAAGGATTTTGGCCTTCCCAGAGGGATCCTGACCCCTGAAGTGTGGCAGGAAGTCCGAGGAGAGGCAGCAGAGttgggctctgctgcctttggctTGATGCCTTCAGTTGCCAGTGCACTTGttgagcagctgtgctggcaaggcagcagcagccactctTGGTATCAGTGTTTCACTCTTCTAAACCAAGAAAACCGAAACCTTCTGTCACAGTTATTAGATCCTAAATATAAAGGGTTGGTTTCTAGTGAACAGAAGTTGTGGTTTTGCTTATGTCAGAGGAACCCTTCTCTGGGTGTCGAGGAGTGTTTCCTCTCTGAAAGCAAGAGCGCTCCAAAGGAAGGAGCCCTGCAAACCTGTTTGGTCCTTGCACGGTGGTTCTGGGGGTGATTGGGTGTCAGCTCAGGCTGACAGTGCTGATTTGAGCACGAGCACAGTGCTTTAAAGAGAAGATTTCTGGATCAGGGGCAGCCCTTTGTATGGCATATAGCATAGgagtgctgagcacagcccgGGCTGTATAGGGGCTATAATAATGGGAATGCTGATCAGGCTGGACTGTGGCTATAGCTGAGCTGTGGGAAATGATGTGAGGGGCAACAGTGCTGTCAGATGTGTTCTGCCATGTACTCTAGCTACAGAGCCAACAGGCATCGTGGTGAGGCCGTGTCCCAAACCACCTGGCTGGCAGAGGTATCCCTTTCATGGAATCCCACAATCAttagggttggaaaagacctccaggatcatcgagtccaacctgtgaccgatccccaccttgtcagccagcccagagccaggtgTTAAAGGTGAATCCTttaacacctccagggatggtggctccaccacctccctgggcagtcctTTCCCATGCCTGGCCACCCTTTCCTGAAGAAGTTTCTCCTGGTGTCCAACCTGAAACTTCCCTGGTGCAGCTCGAAGCTGTTCCTTCTTGCCAAAGTCCTCCAGCTCCTCTTTGGAGAAGGCTCCTTGTCCCACCCTGTCCCATGGAGCATCTGAAGATGCTGGCAGAACCTTGCTTGGGGTGTGTGGAGGAAAAAACACTTCTCTGGTGTTTGGtgaagggaagagaaaagagTGGAGCAAGAGGAAGGGAATTTGGAAGGGATCAGGTGCTGATCCCTGACTTTAGCACCTGATTGAAGAGAGCCTGTTGGCACTGGAGACACAGGTTCCCCTCTTAGGAGCATCTAGAAATCttccttcccctttttcttGCCAAGGGGTGTGATTTCACCACCACCTTCTGAGAGTCACAGGCTTCCAGGtcctttcttcctcctgctgtgTGTTTCTGTTCCCAGTGCTTTAAGCCAGATTGAAGCTGGAGTCCCGTGTGAAGCAAATGTTAATATTCGAGTGTGTTACAAGACTTTCTGGTGGGTTTTTGTGGGcagagaagagattttttttgcagttggCCCTCATGTTCAGCTTCTCAGGAGCTTTTTTGGAGCGAGACAGCAGCTGTCAGCCACTTGGATCTTCCTAAGGAGCTCTCAGTCAGTGcagcattttcttcctccctagTCCCtgactgtgattctgtgtgacaACTCTGAACCCTTCTCCTCTTGTCTCCACAGCTGCTGAAGAGTCTGAAGAGGCTGTCAGAGTTACCCATCACAGTTGACATCCTCGTGGTAAGAGCTGTGCAATCTCTGGGAATTTTCATCGTGTCTGTGGGTTCCCAGGGAgggctgttttccttggaagtgctgctttccctggaacagggtgtGTTCCCTCGgccacctgctgcagcccagtgACACGGGCGTGACTGTGATAAGGTTCTGGAAGTGCCAGGCACAGGGAAGGGGCATGCCAGGCCAGGAGGGAAGCCATGGAGGACAGTTTGTCACGCTCGGTTCTCCCAAAAGCTTAACACCTGACTGGGATAAGAGAGTTGGAGCAGATCCCAGCAAGAACAAATCAGCAGGAAATGAGGAAATGCTAATCCTTACGGTTTTTAATAGCTTCTGTCTTCAAACTTGCCAGCTCTCATGGTAAATACCGACTTGGGTTATTAATACAAATCGTTAGTGTTTGTCTGAGGTAGAGTTAACCTTTGATTTACATGTAGTGAGTGATATAGAGCAGCTGAAGACATAATAAAAGTGATATCTTTGCTGTTAGATCAAGGAACTTTCTCCCTTGCAGCAGGAGGGAGTGTGTTGATTTCATTGACTCTTTAGGGAGTTTAGCAGGGGTGAGAATTCCTGTTTTGCTAAGATGGATTCGTGGCTCTCTCCTGAAGGAGACAGGAGTTGGGAAGACTGTGAACAGCCTGAGGAAACATGAGCTGGTGGGAGACTTTGCCAAGGACCTCGTGGCCAGGTGGAAGAAGCTGGTGCCGGTGGCCCAGGAGGCTGAGCGGTGAGTGAGCCCCATGGAGGAGCTCTGGGAATGTTTTCTCAGTGGATAGTTCAAACCTCTCTGGCCAAGGCTCTGGAAAAACTTGTACAACTAATATTCAAACTCTGCCCGGGGGTTTTGCCTTGTTTTGGCAGAAACTTCCTGCCTTTGCTGGCTCTGGAGTGTTGGGATGATGACAGCTGCAGTTTCATGTGGAAGTTGGGGCCAGCTTTCAAGAATTTGCAGTTTGATGAAGCGATTAAAAGGAGATGTCAGAAAAAGTGTTCTTAATAAAGCAAAAGATGCAATCTGCTTGCTTCCCATGTTATGATTCTGAAGGCAGGAAGTTCTAGGCCCAAGTAAATTGAAAGAACACTTTTATGAGCTAGAATCCCATGGAAACTGGAAGTTATTGCTAGCAGGCATGTGGCAGTAACAAAGCTGTGTTGAacccagaagagaaaaaatagatTTGAGTGATAAAAGTCCAGTTATTAATGGGAATTTAAAGGAGTGATATTCCCACGTTTTGAAGTGGGGGACTTTTCCCACAGCATCACACAGCCAGGAGTGTGTAGGCACAGACAAGGTTCTGTCTCTAGTTATAATAAAAGTGCTTCATCAATTCTTGCActagaaatgcaattttaaaatccCTGATTGTTGCTGTTCCTCAGAGATTTAGTGGCATTTTTGCCACAAAGCTACCACATACAACCTTGGTCTTCCATGAGAGGTGTTCCAgtccagggaatggctctttTCATTCATGCTGGGCAGTATTAATCTAACTCTTTTAGGTTTCTTCTCCCTTCAGAAATAATCTGGACTCTGAAGACCGTGACTATGAGAGGAGCAGCTCGAGCAAAAGGCATCAGGAATCTTCCCTcagggaggatgaggaggcTGATCAGGAATACTCAGAACCCTTCCAGCCTTCTTGCAGCCAGTCCTATAGCCCAGATCATAGGGAAAAGAAGTCCAAAAAGTATCCTAGGCCTGAGAGAGCCTATGAGACTTACAGCTATAGCAGCCAccaggggaagggctggggcagaTCCTCCCCGGTGCTCTCTTCAGACCAGGAGTACTCGGACTGTGGGCAAGCCGTGTCACCTGAGCCCAGTGAGAGCCCTCAGGATGTGGACACAGACCATTCTGCCTCCGAGGAGCAGGAAGAACCGGCGCCATTCCACGGGAAAGCCAGCAAAGGGCACAGCTTCCAGGAGAAGCTCGGGGCAGGCCGGGAGCGCGGCTCCGGCAATTTCTGCGACAAAGGGAGCGCGAGTCGGAGCAAAGAGCACAAGTCCTCGCACAAGAAGCAGCGACTCGATGGCAGAGGGGAGGACAGGACCTCTGCCTTCAGCCCAGAGAGGGTGCACAAGGCTTCTTTCAAAGAGCAGCTCCGAGAATCCCCCGTGGCAGCGGCCAGCAAGGAGAAGCAGAGGACGTCAGAGGGCACCAAAAAGGAGAAGAATCGGGAAATCGGCACCTCCAGGAAGGAGAAGTCGCACTCGTTGCCACACTCGGAGGAATCCTTAGACAATCATGTCAAGAAGCAAAAGCATCGGGACTCTGAGAAGAGCAAATTGGAAAAGTCCAAGCAGAGCCTGGAGAGCTCAAACTCAGAGAAACGGAAAGCGGAGAGTGACTTGGGCAATAGGATCAAGGAAAAGGGGGGTTCTGGGAGCTTAAAGTCTTCGGAGGGGAAGAGCAAAATCTCCGATGTGGACAAAAAATCACTGGGTTTTTCCTCAAattctggggagggggaagcagAGGATGAGTTTGAACAACCTACAATGTCGTTTGAGTCATATCTCAGCTATGACCAgccccagaaaaagaaaaagaaagtggtCAAACCCTCAGCTGGGTCAGCTGGGGACAAAGACCGAGGGCACAGCAAACAGAACGGATCCAAAGCCAGTACCAACAGCTCAAGCTCCAGTCAGAAAGGTCCAAGCCACAAGAGAACAAGTGAGaaaaaggcagagaagaaaaCCCTAGAGCCTCCTAAACCAAAGAGGGTAAGGTTTGGTAAGAAAGTAGAGTATCTATGGATGTGAGCTTAGAATCCAGCCCAGTTTGCAGTCCATCTCCTGCTAAAGAGGTTCCCATGTCTCCCCTCTCGCGTATTTATGCTTCTCTAAAATGGACCTTTTTTAGTGTCCAGAAATGGGAGAACTGGTGGTACAAGGCAGCTCATTCCAGAAGACAAACCTTTTGTGAAAGCCTGGAAAATGAGCAATATTTCTGTACAGATCCTTTGTCACAtgggtgccagggtttggtGTATAAATAAGGACTAATATGTAAAATCTTTACTGTTTCATCTTTTTACTCAACTTTTAAACACTTGGCTCTTTACAAAGTGGTTTTTATAAGGttaaacagcatttaaaatccATTCATAATAAGTGCTTCATAAGACTCCATATCAAAGTTTTCAGTTTCCCTCAGTTTCTGAGGTTCCTTTCTCCTCCACCAGTGCAAAGTTTTTtgcaggaagaggagaagaTGCAGAACTGGTAAATCGAGTCAAGGAAATGCCTCTGCTTGTCTTGAATAGGTTAAAAACATGGATGGCTCTTTCTGGAAGGTGCTGAATTATTCAGATCCCAAATTTCATCTTCTTCCTATTGGCAGCCACCCCCTGAAGTTGTTCCCTGGTGCAAACTGAGCAGCATTGAGTGCTTTAtgcaaaatatgcaaaaaaaccccacagttcAGTGCTGTTTGTACACTGGTGGAATGTCACATCTGCTGTATTCCTGTCTTATTCCATGTCCATCCTCTCCTTCCAGATAATTTTAGATGTGGTACCAACGTTACCAgacatccccctgccccccatCCAGGCCAATTATCGTCCTCTTCCCTCCATCGAGTCCATCACCTGCTCCCAGACAAAAAGGAAAGGTATGTTGGGCAGGAAAATGGGTTTGGAACGAGCCAGACTGTGGGAGAGAGCAGGGGAGGGTGCTGGCTGGGTTCAAATCTTTCTGGTGGGGTCTGCCAAGGGCAGAGGTCTCATAAAAAAGCAGCTGCTCCCCACGTGCTCCATCAGAGATGAGAAAAATCCTTCACTGACGCTTCTCTGGGGCTCCGGCTTTGGGTTGCCCTTCCTGAACTTGCTCTGCAGGTCTCTTGGAGAAGACTTTGCCATTTAGGTCACTTCTGGGTGACTCCAGTTTGTGCCTCCTGTGCCATTTAGCAGGACAggctctttcttttctctgttcccTCCTCACTCCAAGCGTTTCCCTCCACAGCAGTGTCCTCGCCAGTGGAGGAGAGCGAAGCTGGTTTCACAGGCCGACGGTTAAATTCCAAAATGCAGGTGTACTCTGGCTCCAAAACTGCCTACCTCCCAAAGATGATGTCCCTGTACCAGCAGTGTATCAGGGTCCTCAGTAACAACATTGACTGTAAGTACCTGACCTTGTCTCAGAGTCACTGTGCACTGAAATTTTGGCAACTTGGTACAGACCCCAGCAGTTCCCCCTTGTTATAAATGGGATATTTCCCATTTATATTCTCCATTTTTATGGGATAAATCCCACTGGAAgcccaggtgctgcagggaTCAACGCCCAGAATGCTTTCAAGCAGTGCTAAAGCACTGCAACAATGGCAAACGGAGCTTGCACAGATATTTCTCAACTTGGAAATATTGATGCCTGAGGttcctttctcctcccctcATCCCGAATGGTATTGTGCAACATTGCAGTTTTTTCACTGCGTTTCAAGGTGTCAAGCCCTTTCCTTGGCAAGGAAGGAGCAGGATAATTAACACCCTGTGCTTCTTGCTTCTCTCTAGCAATCTATGAAGTGGGTGGTGTCCCTTTCTCGGTGCTGGAGCCGGTGTTGGAGAGGTGCACCCCGGAGCAGCTGTATCGCATCGAGGAATGCAACCATGTGAGTGCCTTGGCCTGGCAGAAGGGATGTGATGTGCAGGGCTGTCCTCACCTGCAAGAGCAGAACAGCAAACGAAACCTTTTCATTGCAAGACGTGGCTTTTGCCAGTCCCGAGTTCCTGGCTTTGCTGGGATTCCGGTGACACCAGCACTGAGCTGGTGCCGAGGGAAAGGGGACTGGAGGAGTCAGGAGGGatcccagctctgtgtgggTTTGCTTCAGGTGCTGGTGGAGGACACGGATCAGCTGTGGCACAACCACTGCCTGCGAGACTTCAAGAACGAGAAGCCCGAGGAGTTCGAGTCGTGGCGGGAGATGTACCTGCGGCTGCACGACGCGCGCGAGCAGCGCCTGCTCATGCTGGCACGCAACATCGGCTCTGCCCACGCCAACAAACccaaaggtggggctgggggagcccatTTGGCCTTAACACCAGTCCAGTTTAGCAGCTGCTTAGCTCTGTGTGCTCCTTTGCTTCGTGGGTTAGCGGCGTCTTGCTTTCATCTGTGATGGCGTTGATGCAGCTCAGTATTTTATAGTAATGATGAGCAGGTTGCTGTTCCATGTGGCTTCTCCATGCTGGCATGGAAGAGAACCAGGGTGGGgagaaacatttctgttttttgGGTGAACATAATGAGAACTGCTGAACTGATCAGTCTGATTTCTCACTGCGAGAGGTTCAGACCTTAGGAAGGAGGCTGTCACTGTTTCTTTGGAACTGATGGATTGGTGAGAGGTGGATGAACTGTCAGTAGCAAGACAAGCAGTGAGGAGCCTCCTTTATAACCAGCTGGATGCAAGTGATGCTTCCCTCTGGCCTCTTGCAGGGAGAGTGGCCAAGATGGCATTTGTGAACTCTGCAGCGAAGCCTCCTCGAGATGTCCGGAGGAGACAGGAGAAGTTTGGAACTGGAGGCCCCCTTCTGCCAGAGAAGACCAAGTGAGTGTTTCTCTGTAGCACTTGCTACTCAGGGCCTCCTGCCAGCTGCCCCCTGAAGCTCAGGGAAGGATACTGTGTGTCTGGGAGCTCCTTTTGCAGGAAAACTTGTAACTGCAATCACCTCTTTCCTGCTGGGAGGCGCAGAGATCCGGCTCGCTGCTGCTTCCACCTTGTATCAGCCCTGTTGATGTTACAGACTGTGTGTCTGTAAAATTGCCCCAAACCACGGTGAATCCTTTATGGAAATGCCTGTTCTGTGTTTGTTGCAGGATAAAACCAGTCCTGTACACACCCAGCAAGAGCCACGCTCGGGCAAGTGACGAGCAGTCCTACGATGggcccagcaccagcagtgccCACTCGGCCCCATCTTCAGGTAGCACCTTCTCCTCCTGTGACCCCAGGAAACCCCCTGTGAAGAGTAAGTACAACCTGCAGGACATCCCTGTGGCCTCCTAGAGCTTCTCCTTCACaaacagctgcttctgctggggGAGAATTCCAGGCTGTACAGGAGGGGGGATGTTGGTATTTCTCCTCTTTCTAAGAAATCTGTTCAAAGTTTTTGCATGAAAAATCAGAttcagctgctcagagctgactGTACCAGCCTGTCTTAATGGTAGCAGCGAGGCAGAACCTCTGCCTTtgccctcctgctgccctgtgtCTGTCAGCTGTTTGGAATTGGAGTGCAGCTCTCgggaaggaagcagggaggGTTTGgccagggatctgtgttggtGCAGTGCAGAAAGCAGTGGCTTCTCCTCAGTCTGTGACCTTTAAACTCTGATGGGCCCTGCTCAAACACTCATgtctgccagggctgcagctttCAATTGCTCTCAGCTCTTCTTCTATCACTTTTCCTTTCATGTGGaggcttttttgtttgattcagtggtgggttttttgtttttttttttgtctttctcttttgcAGAAATTGCACCAATGATGGCAAAGACTATCAAAGCTTTCAAAAACAGGTTCTCTCGGAGATAAGTTTgcagtgctgagctgggccTTTCTCTCTTGAGGAAGAGTGGCACTTGGGGGGGAGAAGGTACCCAAACAGCCCTTCCTTATCTTTGAACTCtttggaggctgcagctgctgggagaagcTTCAATCTGCACAAGATGATGGCACagtattttatcttttattctGGTCCCTTTCTCAGTGTCAAGCCCCCCTCTTTTAACCCCTGTCCTCAACATTCTGTTTCTGGCTTTGTCATCCATCAAAAGAAGGGTGTACAGAATCTCCTGACACAGGAAAATGTGAAATCTTGGCACCTGCTGAGAGTGGAAGATCCAGAGACTTATTTACTATTTAACCtcttaataaattataaaatgattttaattaatattttgccCCTCTACCCTGTTGTATTATTTATGTTGATCCCAGTAGTCCCTCCCCTCCCGGTCCAGTCCTGGGTTCAGCCTTGGTGACTCGAGCTGGAATCCATCTGAGTGGACACTGGGTGTCACAGGAGCCTTTCCTGTCCCCTGGTACCTGCTGGGCCCAAAGTCTCACCTGGAGACGCTGGGACAGGCAGGACCAGTGGCCCAGCTACTTGCCAGTCCTTTGGCaagtgcctccagccctgaggCTTTGCTCCCTGCTCGTGTGTGTCAATAAAATCTGAGCTCTTGACCCGCTCTGTGCTGTTGCTGTAGATCCTGTACAAGTGTTTTTGTGGTCCTGCAGGGATGCCAAGAGCCTTTGGGGACgtttcctctgctgctgttgtCTTCTGTTGGCTACTGGGACTAAAACTGCCAGGGATCTGGGAGAAGTTTTACTGTGCATCAAGTCAGATTTTAACTTTTTATCTGGAGAGAGACAGGGGACTTTGCAATGGAAACCTGTTTTTAAATACCAGTGAAGGCACTGTTTGCCTCTTTTAGTGGGAAGAATGAAGGAATTCTTCTGTCTTGTTTTCTGTGTGGAATTGGAAAGGATTCATTTCCAGTTGGGAAGCTGGTGCCTAAATCCTGTCTTTTCCCTGTACATTTTGCTCTGTCCCTTCTTTGGAAAAATCCAAGGATTTTGGTCTTTGAAACCACTTGACTGAGGTTGGAGGGAAGTGAGCAAACGGAATGTGGCTGTGTAACACGTGTGTGTCCTTCAGAGCAGGGGTTCCAAAGGCTCCCTTGTAcctgctgtgaggagctgcagctcaggaagGACAAGGGGCTTGGTGGGGCTGCTGGGAGTGTCAGGGAGtgccctggagctcctggagaggTCGGAGCCCTGCTGAGGATGTGGGGATGGCAGCCAGCCcggagctgtgctgctctgctggaaggTTTCTGCTCGTGGGGTGTGTCTGGGGAGGGTTTCTGCCTGTGTTCTGTCTGCCCCAAAGGGAACCCTGAGGTGGTGCAAGCAgaggatggggctggggagaCCCCAGGCCTCTCTGGGAGGGCTCCGGGGTCCGACTGGGTTGGGGAGGGGTGGGATTCTCCTGTTCCAAGCCATATTTGCTGCCCTAGGACTTTGCTGTCTGGGTGGAAGAGATGCTGGTAGTGGATGCTGTTGTTGTTGGCAGCTCCTGagaagctctgctgctggctttcCGTGGCTGCCAAATCCCAAACCGGTGGAGTTGTCTGTGTGCACTGACCGGGGAAACCTTGCTGTGAAGGGTCCTCCCTGGAGGGCTCTAGAAAAATCCCTGTCTTGCTTCTGGTTTCTGTTGggttgtttgtttctttattttttccctcctccttcaAAAGACATGTCTTTCTTCAAAACCATTCTGAACACCTGTCTCTTGTTTATTTAGTCTTTGTTTAGTTTGAAATTCTTGGAATAATGTTCTCAGACTCTCATGTGCTGTAAGTTTGTTACAGTCCCAGATGCTTTAATGTTCCCGTGCAGCATTTCAGTGTGTGTTGTGCTGTAAAATAATGGCTCCTTACTCTCCTGTGTTTTTGCTGtatttaattttgctgtatttttaattagatAACAATATATCCTTTTCTGCTGACCGTTGTGCTACTGTTTATTTCTCCTCTGTACTTGGGGAaggggcagaggggagggaagCAGAGCCTGGTGCTGTTCAGACACGATGCAGCTTTGAGCAAAGGATCTGGGCGATGGCCAAGAGCGATTCTGGGCACTGCTGAAATGCCAATTAATTGATCTCACAGCTCCACGCTCAGCTGTGGCTATGGCCCAAGCATTGCTGTTCTGGGGAGATGATCTTTCCCTCTGGGAGCACCCCTTTGCTCCAGGCTTTGCCAGCTGTGTCCATGTTTTGTTCCTGGCACCgcagggaggtgacactggCGCGGCTCTGCTCTCACAGGGGCGATGCCAACCCCTCgcccttcccttccttttgcTTGGGCACTAATCCAGCCTGGGGAGAGGTGGGCACCGGCcctcagctgggagcagagtggGGATATTTCCCTGGGGGACACAAAATCTGGGATCAAAGTGCTTCTCCCTGTCTCCGGCTGGGACACTTGTGCAGTTGTTGTGTGCTCCAGCACACGCTGAAGggtggagcagagctgcctcttccccttcccatcCTACTGGGGAGGAGGATTTGTATTTTGGTCCCAAACTGTGTATATATACAATTTTCTATGTTCCTTTTTTTGTGGTAACTAAgatgaatattttaattagatAAGTTATATGAAAAAGAGGAGAATCATGTCTCAATAAAAGCCAAACACTGGACTGTGGCTGCTCGTTCTTTCCTGACACTGACAACGGATGTTAAACACGCCGTTGGGAAACTCCGTGGCTCCGTGGAGGGCGATGCTCCGGTATCCCGGCAGGGGTGCTGCTCCCGTTCCTGCGCTGCTTGGAGCCATACCCCCGGAGCCTTtgtgggaaggcagcagcttcGCCATCCCCCGGGCGGGGTCAGGGCGGGCCTGGACCACCGGGAGTCCTCCCCGGGGCCACCGGGACCGCTTCCCGGGACCCCTCCCGGGGagcaccgggacccctccccgggagcaccgggaccgctccccgggacccctccAGGGGAacaccgggacccctccccgggagcaccgggaccgctccccgggacccctccATGGGagcaccgggacccctcccagggaccaccgggacccctccccgggagcaccgggaccctccccgggagcaccgggaccgcttcccgggacccctcccggggagcaccgggacccctccccgggagcaccgggaccaccgggaccgcttcccgggacccctccccgggAGCACCGGGACCCTCCCCGGGACCCTCCCCGGGACCCTCGGGCGGTTCGCGGGCTCAGCACGCGCAGAGCCCCGCCCCGCCCATTTGGGCGTGGCTACACAACAACGGACCTATCACCGCTTTACGTGGGCGTGGCTATGAACACAGGGGCGTGCCTAATTAACATAGAGTATGACGTCACATACACGGGCGTATCCCTGAGCATTGTGGGCGTGGCTTATGCCGCACGGGGGCGTGCCCTCAGCGCCGCGCATGCGCGGTGGCGGCACCGGCGCGGCCATGGCGCACGGGCCCGGCCGGTGCCGGTGCTGCGGGGCGGAggcggcggagcgcggcgcGGCCTGGGGGCTGTACCTGCGCATCGACCGGCAGCGCCTGCAGTGCCTCAACGAGCGCCGCGAGGGCTCCGGAGCCACCGTGTTCCGCCCCTGGGAGCAGCGCGGGGACCGCTCGCAGGtggggccgggagcggcgctGGCACCGGGGGCAGAGGGCACGGAGGGGTTCGTGGCCCGAGGGAGGCACAGCTCGGTGCGGTGTTGGGCTGGGCTTCTCAGCACGGCAGGAGGATGATTTGGGGTTACACCAAGATGGTTtggggtctggagcatctctgtgaTGAGGGGAGGCTGCGGGAGCTGGgcctggccaggctggagaagggaaagatgAGAATGGATCCCATAAATCCATAAAATATCCCCAGGGGATATCCATAAAATACCCCAAAGGGATATCCATAAACCCCCCAAAGGATATCCATAAAATACCCCCAGGGGATATCCATAAAATACCCCAAAGGGATATCCATAAACCCCCCAAAGGATATCCATAAAATATCCCTAGGGGATATCCATAAAATACCCCAAAGGATATCCATAAAGTATCCCCAGGGGATATCCATAAAATACCCCAGAGGGATATCCATAAAATACCCCAAAGGATATCCATAAAATACCCCCAGGGGATATCCATAAACCCCCCAAAGGATATCCATAAACCCCCCAAAGGATATCCATAAAATATCCCCAGGGAATATCCCCAAGGTACCAGGCTCTGTTCAGTGACAGGACAATGAGTAAAGACCATAAATTAAAACACAACAAATTCCACCTCAATATGTGGAAGAACTTATTTCCAtgagggtggcagagcccagggagggctggagtCTCCCTCTGTGGGGacatcccaaacccacctggatgtgtccctgtgccacctgccCCAGGTGACCTGGACATCTCCAGAGCTCCTTTCCAATCCTaaatattctgggattctgtgagcAAGGTACCCCTGAGCCCACTGGGATGACCCTccagctgtcccctgtgccccccttgGGCCCGCCCTGACCTGCTCTTCTCTCTCCCCAGTTCGTGGAGAGCGATGATGATGAGGAGCTGCTCTTCAACATCCCGTGAGTTCCGTGCCCCAGCTCCGTGCTGGCTCCTTCCTCCCTGGGCACGGGGCACCGTGGAGAGGACAGAGATGCAAACCCTGCCCCGTGTGTCTGGGCAGGTTCACGGGCAGCGTGAAGCTGAAAGGAGTCATCGTGATGGGCGAGGATGGCGATTCACACCCGGCTGAGATGAGGCTGTGAGTAAGAgcagcttcctcctcctcctcctcctcctcacagggctgggggctctgctgAAAACAAAGTAAATCCATTTATTTATGAGGAGAACATGAacactttctttctttcatgcaTGGACTGCAATTAGCTGAGCTGCTGTTAATGACTGCCTTCCTGTCCTGCCAGGTTCAGAAACATTCCTCACATGTCCTTTGATGACACAGCCAAGGAACCAGAGCAGAGCTTCAGCCTGAGCCGGGATCCCTTGGGAGAGCTGGAATATCCCACCAAGTACGAGCCAAACCCCAGAgtctgggggctgctcctgcctgccacaggAGCCTGTCCAGCCTTTTAGGGAAgggccagcacagggcagtgccccTCAGCAGGAtttctcctccccagccctgtcctcccCTCTGAAACCTCCATcccagagcctggggctggTTCCACCCCAGGAATTCTTGGGGTGCAGAATCGCCCTGGGCTCGTGGTGTGAGGGGAACCCcccttgctgcccaggctgagTAGgactggggctgtggggtggaggagcagcagcagctgtgctctcAG
It encodes the following:
- the ELOA gene encoding elongin-A isoform X1; the encoded protein is MALLPAPNMAPAALRPHPLWLKPRCAASASRPQPRWRRRRGSTVGPAGAEAASAAAGSPAVNMAESVLEVVGRLQARLAGSAEPKKLLKSLKRLSELPITVDILVETGVGKTVNSLRKHELVGDFAKDLVARWKKLVPVAQEAERNNLDSEDRDYERSSSSKRHQESSLREDEEADQEYSEPFQPSCSQSYSPDHREKKSKKYPRPERAYETYSYSSHQGKGWGRSSPVLSSDQEYSDCGQAVSPEPSESPQDVDTDHSASEEQEEPAPFHGKASKGHSFQEKLGAGRERGSGNFCDKGSASRSKEHKSSHKKQRLDGRGEDRTSAFSPERVHKASFKEQLRESPVAAASKEKQRTSEGTKKEKNREIGTSRKEKSHSLPHSEESLDNHVKKQKHRDSEKSKLEKSKQSLESSNSEKRKAESDLGNRIKEKGGSGSLKSSEGKSKISDVDKKSLGFSSNSGEGEAEDEFEQPTMSFESYLSYDQPQKKKKKVVKPSAGSAGDKDRGHSKQNGSKASTNSSSSSQKGPSHKRTSEKKAEKKTLEPPKPKRIILDVVPTLPDIPLPPIQANYRPLPSIESITCSQTKRKAVSSPVEESEAGFTGRRLNSKMQVYSGSKTAYLPKMMSLYQQCIRVLSNNIDSIYEVGGVPFSVLEPVLERCTPEQLYRIEECNHVLVEDTDQLWHNHCLRDFKNEKPEEFESWREMYLRLHDAREQRLLMLARNIGSAHANKPKGRVAKMAFVNSAAKPPRDVRRRQEKFGTGGPLLPEKTKIKPVLYTPSKSHARASDEQSYDGPSTSSAHSAPSSGSTFSSCDPRKPPVKKIAPMMAKTIKAFKNRFSRR
- the ELOA gene encoding elongin-A isoform X2, with amino-acid sequence MALLPAPNMAPAALRPHPLWLKPRCAASASRPQPRWRRRRGSTVGPAGAEAASAAAGSPAVNMAESVLEVVGRLQARLAGSAEPKKLLKSLKRLSELPITVDILVETGVGKTVNSLRKHELVGDFAKDLVARWKKLVPVAQEAERNNLDSEDRDYERSSSSKRHQESSLREDEEADQEYSEPFQPSCSQSYSPDHREKKSKKYPRPERAYETYSYSSHQGKGWGRSSPVLSSDQEYSDCGQAVSPEPSESPQDVDTDHSASEEQEEPAPFHGKASKGHSFQEKLGAGRERGSGNFCDKGSASRSKEHKSSHKKQRLDGRGEDRTSAFSPERVHKASFKEQLRESPVAAASKEKQRTSEGTKKEKNREIGTSRKEKSHSLPHSEESLDNHVKKQKHRDSEKSKLEKSKQSLESSNSEKRKAESDLGNRIKEKGGSGSLKSSEGKSKISDVDKKSLGFSSNSGEGEAEDEFEQPTMSFESYLSYDQPQKKKKKVVKPSAGSAGDKDRGHSKQNGSKASTNSSSSSQKGPSHKRTSEKKAEKKTLEPPKPKRIILDVVPTLPDIPLPPIQANYRPLPSIESITCSQTKRKVSSPVEESEAGFTGRRLNSKMQVYSGSKTAYLPKMMSLYQQCIRVLSNNIDSIYEVGGVPFSVLEPVLERCTPEQLYRIEECNHVLVEDTDQLWHNHCLRDFKNEKPEEFESWREMYLRLHDAREQRLLMLARNIGSAHANKPKGRVAKMAFVNSAAKPPRDVRRRQEKFGTGGPLLPEKTKIKPVLYTPSKSHARASDEQSYDGPSTSSAHSAPSSGSTFSSCDPRKPPVKKIAPMMAKTIKAFKNRFSRR